The following DNA comes from Candidatus Poribacteria bacterium.
GTGCATTTCTGCCATCCCAATACGCTGCCCGACTTTTGCTCCGATACATTCCCGCAGGTTGATGTCCTAATGCTAACTTCCGAATTAAGCGACCGTCCGCTGCATAGATACTCACTGTAACCTCCGCAGGTTTAGATAATTTATAGGGTATCCAAGTCTCTGGATTAAAGGGATTCGGGTAGTTGGATAACAAGACTGTTTCTTTCGGAATCGCTTTTGACAAGGCAGGTGCTGCGGGTGCATTTTGGAATAGATTTAGTCTATTCTCCTGCTGATTATACTGAAAAAAATAAGTGGGAGCATCGTCGTTGTTCTCGCTAAATTGGGCGGTTCCCAGGGTATGAGAGCGGTAAGTAACCAATTGATCGTCGGCGATGTAATCAAATCGGATCCTGGGGTAACTTGATGGCACATTCTGTCCATTCGACCAGTGAGTGCTGACAAAACCTGTCTGAAGAAAATAGGGTTGCCAATCGTGGCTATTTGACCACCTGATTTGGTAAGGGACAGGAACGCCGGTGTTGTTTCTAATTTTGAATACCTGTTTAGGGTAGGTCCGTGGGGGCGGTAGGGCAACCAAATTAACGGGAACAGCATCCAGCAATGCCTTTACGTTTCTCGCAGGAACGACTACTGCCAGATTTTCATCTGTCCTTGCGGTAAGAATCCCGATAAGCATCCCTTGATCGTTGAGTACAGGGCCACCGCTATTGCCTCCCTCCGCACCACCACTTATCAGTAAGCAAGCTTCATCGCTTGGCAAACAAATCTCCCGCGGTGTTAGAAAAGTTCCGTCTGTCCAGTTCCAGATTTGGTTCCCTGGATTCCCCAAGATGTGAACCTTATCGCCTTCCCTCATGCTATCTTCAATATTTTTACTAAAGTCGTGCTTAATTTCGCGGGCAGTCGTTGGAATTGAAGCGAGCTGAATAATTGCGAGATCATCTCTAACATTTTGGACAATGACGCGCCCCTTATTAGCATAGCCTTGTCTCTCAAGCCATCCCGTATTTGTCCCATAAAAGCTGCTATCCTTATTGAGGTATCCGTTCTCATCTCGCCATGGAAAGAACACAACTATCTGCTCGGCATTGCGTATCACATGTTCATTTGTAACGACGAGGAGGCGTTCTTTGTCAATCAAGACTCCGCTTCCTTTATTTCCGACTCCATTCCCTTGATTGGTCTCTATCCACACCACAGAATCAATTGCCTCATCGTAGATTTCCTGCGCTAACTGGTATGGAAGACGCGTTTCACCAGGAATAGTGTGTGAACCGCCATTACGATATTCATAAAGCGTCTCCTGTTTTAAACTCCTACTATCGAAATTACTCTTTAGAAGATCGCCCGCATTCGTCTCTACGGCGGTAAATATCTCTGAAGAATGTATCCAAAATGGAAAGCTGTCTCTTGTTGCATGGTCGGGTGGTCTGATTTCTTTCCCATCATGACCTATCATTCGAATATACACCGACGTATTAGACTGCGGAACCGGTAGGTTGATGGTGGCATTGGGTTCGATTTTATACCAACCTTGTGTGCGCCAACCTTCTGGCCAATTGTTGTCAGCGGGTTTCCATGTCGAATACACTGCCCAGGCAGCTTCTGTCGCATTGCCATTGGTAATACGATAATCTGCTGTTGTGAACTGCGTTAA
Coding sequences within:
- a CDS encoding trypsin-like peptidase domain-containing protein, producing MYKKLFYIFVFVTTTLTLTQFTTADYRITNGNATEAAWAVYSTWKPADNNWPEGWRTQGWYKIEPNATINLPVPQSNTSVYIRMIGHDGKEIRPPDHATRDSFPFWIHSSEIFTAVETNAGDLLKSNFDSRSLKQETLYEYRNGGSHTIPGETRLPYQLAQEIYDEAIDSVVWIETNQGNGVGNKGSGVLIDKERLLVVTNEHVIRNAEQIVVFFPWRDENGYLNKDSSFYGTNTGWLERQGYANKGRVIVQNVRDDLAIIQLASIPTTAREIKHDFSKNIEDSMREGDKVHILGNPGNQIWNWTDGTFLTPREICLPSDEACLLISGGAEGGNSGGPVLNDQGMLIGILTARTDENLAVVVPARNVKALLDAVPVNLVALPPPRTYPKQVFKIRNNTGVPVPYQIRWSNSHDWQPYFLQTGFVSTHWSNGQNVPSSYPRIRFDYIADDQLVTYRSHTLGTAQFSENNDDAPTYFFQYNQQENRLNLFQNAPAAPALSKAIPKETVLLSNYPNPFNPETWIPYKLSKPAEVTVSIYAADGRLIRKLALGHQPAGMYRSKSRAAYWDGRNAQGEPVASGVYFYTLKTGDFTATRKMLIRK